The following is a genomic window from Dryobates pubescens isolate bDryPub1 chromosome 29, bDryPub1.pri, whole genome shotgun sequence.
CTTTTCTTTCATAGACTGATTGTTGCAGAAATAATTATGTGGAGTGTTTTTATCTTTAGGTCTTTGTATGGATTGGGAAAGATGcccaagaagaagaaaagactgaggcACTGAAATCTGGTAATGTCACATTTTTCTCTGAACTGTTTCTTATTTTCCCCACTATCTGATCACAAGGCAGGCAATCTGATATATTAAGAAATATATCTTAATAAAATTCAGTATTGTGAGCAGAGATCCATCTCTCAAGAAAGGAGGATCCCCAAGATCAGCCTGAGGAGCTGTAGTATTCAGACAGGGTGcgctcagcccccagccatgTAGAAGTATCCTTGTGTGGGTACAcaggtgcaggctgccctggtgTTACAGTGCTTGGTAATCCTAATAGCAGTCTGTGTGAGGTGTAGATAAAACCATAAAAGTGGaaacttttgggtttgttttgtttaaatgaaGCCTGAAATTGTATGTCTAGCATCCATTTAGCTACCATTAAGCTGTTTCAGCTGTTGCTGGGTAAGACTTGTACTCTATGAATCTTCCTTTGGCTTGTGTCCTCAGCTAAGCGGTACATCGAAACGGACCCGGCCAGCCGTGACAAGAGAACTCCAGTGACAGTGGTCAAACAGGGCTTTGAGCCACCAACCTTCTCTGGCTGGTTCCTGGGCTGGGATGATGACTACTGGGCTGTGGATCCTCTACAGAGAGCAATGGCAGATGTGGATGTCTGAGTAATGAGTTCTTTTTTTGAGTGGAGCAAGTTTAGTGCCTTCAATGCCTTCAAGAGCTACTTCCTCCTGCAGGATGCATGTTAACAAGGCAATGATGTTAATAGCCAATTAGCTGTGCAATAATTACAGACAACAATCATGACCAGTCATTGACCCTACTCCTTGCTTTTCTTATATTTAATACAATAAAGCTTGTATGGAATATGTGAATAGAAAGAGTGTGTTTTGTTACAAGGAAGAAAACAGTAAACAGAAGCTGTAGAGCCCACCTTTGAACTTGCTTGAAGCAAATGCACCTTAGAGAACTGAACCTGCCTTGTGCCATCCTTAGCACAAATAGTTTTTTACTAAGTTGTTACAGAAATCACTTCTGGGATTGTTttaccttcccctccccagaaCTAGACCTGACAAATTAAcagtaaaaaaaacacaacaaccacACTTGCAGAAAGTCACTCGTTAGTAAACAGCATGGTTTTTTATTCAGGATGAGAGCAAAAGCATGTTCTGGTGTCAACAAGAATTCCCCGAAGTGACCatctacagcagcagcagggggagtTACAGATTCACTTTCCCCAAGGATTAAACCTCAAGCTGTGCAGTTACTGTTTCCCACTGCAAGCCAGAGCACAGCAATACCAATTACTGCAGCTTTGTTAACCGtgtctttcccctctctcccagcaGAAAGTGAAGCTCAGCTTATACTGACTGACCAGCTGCCAAACACACAGGTGTATTGCTCTgatgcagaggaaggaaaaagttcACAGCAAGCAGGCAGAAGAGAAACAGCTGCAGTTAGCTCAAACTCCAACCTCACCTGGGTATCTTTCCTAAGAGTGACAAAGGCACAGAGTATCAAGGCACAGGTAAACAATCCTTGTCCTTGCTAAAATACCTGTAAGTACAGAACTGAGGGTAGCAGAACAGTGATAGAACACAGGTAGAAATTTTATGCTGGTCAGTGTGAGGAGGGCACTTTTATCATTGGTCGCAGCTTTTTGTTTTCAAGACCAGATGCAAAACTCAGTGATGGTGAAAGCCTAAAGAGCCTTCCCCCTGCCAGACTCTCAATTCTTCTCTTTTTAATCTGTAATTACATCTAATGAACAGATCAAAAATACAAATGCAGTGTAACAGACTCACAGCTCAAGGGTACATGAGCACAAGATTACATGCCTTTGGTACTGAGTATAAGCCCTTAGTATCACAACAGCTACTACAAGTCTGCACAGAAGCATCAGCAGGTAAATCACTAACTTGTTACAATGGAACTATAAACAGTACAGCACCTTCTGTTAAACATTACCACCACCTGCTAATTACAGAGATCTTACTTCCTAGAGAAGCAGTTTTTCAGACCTGCATAGAAGGCAGAAGTCAttgctttggctttttttaaGAGAGACAGATAAAGGCAgacccagcagcttcccagtgtCTTGAAGCATAAATCCATACAAGCACAGCACCAGCCTAGCCCCTCAGAGACTGAAAGTTACTGTATCCAGAACCACAGCATTCTGTGGGAGAATAGAGATGGAAAGTTCCACTAAAATCATGAGTGGGGGACTGTTATTAGATAAGAGTTTGATCCTGATTTTCCTCCTCTGAGCTAGAGATCCAATCCCCCTGACAGCAGTCTGATGACTTCACCACCAGAAAATACAGTTTGGGCTGTTTCTCCTCCCCTGCAGGACAACAGACCCATTTACTAAAAGGAATACTTGTCTTTGCAAATATTGGATCATCTCCTCTCCACCACAATTGCTTTTATATACTATTTGAAAATGGCAGGCTATTCATTGAAGCTGTCCCCTCCAGGACAGCATGGATACATCCTTAATTAAGACCATCTGCTTGTCCTTGTTTTGAGAGGTTTTCGGTTTCAAAGGTTTTGATTGTCCATACTCACAAACATTACAGAAGTTCTATGACACACTTATATAACTGGTAACACCACTAGAAGCTCTAACACACAGGGGACTCAGTGTTGCAAAAGTTCACTGTAGCCAAAAAGACCCCACCCCAAccgctctgccccagcccagcctagcGACTGGTGCCTACGAGGCCCTGCAGCATATTGATGGGCAATGGGAAGACGATGGTGGAGTTCTTCTCTGCAGCAATGGTGGTCAAGGTCTGCAAGTAACgaagctgaagagcagcaggggaCTCTGTAATAACCATGGATGCCTCTTTCAGGGCCCTGGAAGCATTCATTTCACCCTCAGCTGCAATTACCTGGAGAAGCGAAATGAAGAAAATTGAATTCATTCTGACACAGTAATAAACTAGGAAGCTGTGGGATGACTTCAGCCTTAAGTAATAAACCAGACACTGCTTATCCCTTTGATCAAGTGACTTCTCCATACTGCATTCTTCACCAGTTCTGCCTTTTCTCCTGCTCAGACAGAAGCTGCTTCTGTCAACTCTCAAGGCCCTGTGTGTCTGTTCTCCAAGATGCCAGATCACAAAAGCTGGCACCATGTCTTGGAAATGCAGTGGGAgcatttctgttttcaaaacCTCCTTCTGTGCTTCTTTCAGCACTGCCTCCCAAAACCAGAAGGCACTCCCCATATCTGTCTGAAAATACTTTTCACTTAAAAGCTGTAGTGTTTTGTCCCTACACGGACTTCCCAGGTGAATGGTATGTTTCTTACTGGTCCAGGGTGATAAAACCAAGTATCACAGCTGCTATCTTTCACAGCTGGTTTGTTTCACATATGAagtaaacaagcaaaacaaaggaTTTGCCTAAAATCAAGGCCAGTCAGGAAAAGTCTGGAAGCCTGGCTTCTAATTCACTGCATGCTCCAGCTAATACCATGAGGAAACAGAGCAAGCAACAAGGCACAAACCTGCAAAACTTCTGCTCTATTTGCTACAACACAATCTGAGAATCTTTGTCTTCTACTTCACCACATAattcatgaagaaaaaaaatgtgaataAATCAATCCAAACCCCACATGCTGATGTTCTTACCTTAGCTCTTGCCTCACGGgcagcttctgcctctgcagccattgccctctgcagctggacaGGCAATTTCACATCCTTGATCTCCACACGCTCCACCTTAATGCCCCAATGATCTGTTGCCTCATCAAGTGTGGCCTATATAAGACAGGACAATTAAGTCTGTTAAGTTAACCTAGCTGCAAACAAATGTCCACACTTGAAGAATGACCAATAAACCAAATCAGTTATCTTAGTGAGTATTTGATATACAACAGTTATGGGTTTATAATTACAACTCTCCCCAGGGCTTGATTAATATATTGAAGAAATTCTGTGTCATGATTTCCTTCAACAGTAGAGTactgatagaatagaacagaccagaccagaccaggttagaagataccttcaagatcatcgcgtccaacctatcaactaatccaacccacctaatcaactaaactgtgcaaccaagcaccctatcaagtcttctcctgaacacctccaatgatccagggaagctctcctctcccaaatCCCTCATTCCCACTGGTCCATTGTTTTTATTACACAGAATGCCATCCCAAGAGTTCTTGATAAGAGCTCTGCCTAAAGCTCCAAATCTCAACTTGGCTTATCACTGAGAAGGTAAAATTAATCCTGACCTTAATGGATTGTTTGATGGACTGTTTAGGTAGAGCTGCTCCTACCTGCATGCTGTGTGCAATTTCTTCACGATCAGAGAGAATCTGAGAAAGGTTTTTGGTCCCCAGGACATTCCTCAAAGTGGTCTGTGCAAGCAGCCGGGTGGCAGAGTCAGCATTTGTGATGTTTGCTACAGCAAGGGTGGCGTTCTGAACGCGGTAGTAAACCACCCCATCTACATTAATTGTCACAGAGTCCTTAGTCAAGATCTGCAAAGCAATGGggaaaagcacagaatcattaagcATATATTTATTGCATATAATGGTAATTATATGTTTGTTTTACTCTATGAACTCCTGGGTTTTCCAGGTGTGGCACT
Proteins encoded in this region:
- the STOM gene encoding stomatin, with the translated sequence MCIKIIKEYERAIIFRLGRILKGGAKGPGLFFVLPCTDSFIKVDMRTISFDIPPQEILTKDSVTINVDGVVYYRVQNATLAVANITNADSATRLLAQTTLRNVLGTKNLSQILSDREEIAHSMQATLDEATDHWGIKVERVEIKDVKLPVQLQRAMAAEAEAAREARAKVIAAEGEMNASRALKEASMVITESPAALQLRYLQTLTTIAAEKNSTIVFPLPINMLQGLVGTSR